The nucleotide sequence acaGTACAATagacatgtactatatataataaaggttaaaatggaatcatttgagGCTCTGGGAcatattaattcaatttacattatttctaatgggaaaaaaattctgttttcGAACACCCTAGCAGAATCAATTAATTCGAGAAACAAGGTTCCAGTGTAATACTCTTGCCCCAaagttatattttccattttaattagaaAAGAGGGAACTCTTAAAAGGATTTTTGATCAGAATATAAAGATCAGTTTCTGTAATTTTTGgtctttttatgtatataaattagGTTTTagccatttgatttttaaaaaactatgataATATTTTAAGCCTTGCTAAAAGTCTTCTACTCTCTACTTAAGTTAGGATGCTTGTTTTTGTTTGGGAGAAATGCCtaaaggttttttatttattttaggttgCATTTACAACAAGAATTTATCatccaaatattaacagtaatgGCAGCATTTGTCTCGATATTCTAAGATCACAGTGGTCTCCTGCATTAACTATTTCTAAAGGTAAACTACTTTAAAGGAATAGTCTTGAACTGCTCTGATTTTCCAATAGTTAAAGGAGTTTTAGTTTTGCACCTACTTGTCTGAGTATTCTGACTTTTTGGTAAGAGATGGGGAAGGAATAAGTTACATCATCTTTGCACTTTTAGCATTATTGATTAAAGAGATTTTGTGGGAAGAAGGTAAAATTCAAATTAGGGTGTTGGGGcattgttttcaaataataaaagcaaagtttattttaattgatttctgtaGTATTTTTCAATCTTAAGCTACTTGTACATCTCACTTGCTTACTTGTTGTCTTTGAACTACAATGGCATACCTAAATTTAATAGAGCTTTTAAATTTTGAGGTTTCCAGTACAAGATAATTTTGATTTTGCTGTTCTGTGTTAattatttaagattaaaaaatattttgataaaccTTTATTAagctctttttttgaaaaaaaaatttaaggtatGTGTTATGTGAACATGGTAGTTCGTTACTACTTAATAACAGTCTAAAATTAGAGAATCTTCTTGGAAATCTCTAGATCAGTTCTGCTTTTCTACCTTTAATAGGAATTTATTATATGACATCTCTAATAGGTTGTCTGGTCTTTGAATGAATATTCCAGATGGAGATATGGAGTATCTCTCCAtctttatctccttttttttatCTCACTTTCACCCCACAGATAAAAATCACCTACCACAAAACTACTTAATGGGAAGGAAGTCTGCCTTCAAGTAATTTTCAGTTTTTGGTATTGGCTTAGCATTCCTTAAGTACACAAAATTAGGTTTTCAATGTTGTGAGTATGGTAAATGCAAACTGAAACAGGGTTTAAGACAGGATATCATAAATTCTTTCATATGTTTGTACAATGCATTTGAATCTCCTTAAGGGATAGTACAGCATTTCTCAAACTTTTGACTAGAATCACATTGGGGGGAGAGAAGAACAATTAGCTGCCATAATTTTTTCAAGTGTGACCTAATTTTAAGACCTTTTAgatgaattttcattttctttcaagttaGGCACTTTTACCCACCAGGCACCTGGTACCTGGTTATAGTAGGTTCCAATTTTTTTGCCATTGCTGGGAATGCACTATTATATTGAACATTATGTTTCTATAAGTACAGGCTGAGTTTTATATCTGCTCCCTTGCACTTGGGTTTAAGATATTTTCTGTGATAAcatattacattgatttttttttatggtattttctttgtcttcctcttgAGATTGTCATACCCACTTCAAGTTTTTATATCTGAAAATTTCATAACACCTtgcacaatgtctggcacattccaggcatttttaaaatgacagatcCATGATGCTTGGTATCTTCTATGTTGAATAGGATAAGGGTAAGAGTTAGCGTTGAAAGCTCATTTAGTAATAGACCATGGTGTTGTTTCCTTTAGTCAGTACTTTTGGGTATATGGCCTCTACCTTGTAAATTCAAGGGAAGAAAACAGAGGAGCAGTTTTTGTATAACTTCTTAGGGGAGGGCAGGATAGAGTGGATTGTTTTTTATTACACTGTACAGCTAAGAATAGTATGGTATGGATGTTCCTCAAATATAGTCTTATTAAAGCTATTTTTCTCCCTCAGAGTACTAAGAAATTCTAGTGACTTATTCTAATGccacctatttaaaaaataacaatggcatTATTTGACTATCTTGGAACTCGAGTTTGACAATATTTTAATAGCTCGTACTAATTTTAACCCAACAAAGCTCTATTTTTAGCATATTTTTCACCAGGGCCTTGTCTCCTGTGAAGCAAAatatctgtaaatatttttctcattgagatGAAGATATAAACTAATAAAAGTTTTTTGAAGATTTAGGTTTATAATAGcttttgatttctagtttcagactgttgtggtcagaaaagatgcttTATAAAATTTCAATCTTGAATTAATTGAAACTTGTTTTATGGCCTACGGTGTACCTGTCttagagaatgttccatgtacacttaaaaagaatgtgtattctgcagtTTTTAGATGAATGTTGTTAAATATATGTTAAGATTATCTGGTGAAATGTGACATTTCAGGCCAttgttttcttactgattttctgtctggatgatctatccattgatgtaaatgggtataataatgtTTCtaaatgcacttttaaaaattcaaattccgATGCTAGGTAACCACATTTGTTTTCTTGCAGTTCTTTTATCCATTTGTTCACTGCTATGTGATCCAAACCCAGATGACCCCCTAGTGCCAGAGATTGCACGGATCTATAAAACAGACAGAGATAAGTAAGTATGTAGTAGtttgtaatttttcttaatgAGTTAGGTTTATTCTCTGCTGTAAGTTGTGGCAATGCCAAGAAGACTTGACACTTATTTCTGGTAAGATGATAGTCATTAGTAGGTTTTAGTTTGTGTGACAGTGAATAATAGCCcctctaaaatgttttattttctaacatgTTCAACACTTTGCCACTTTAATTATTAAGTTTTGGGGAAGAAAGCAAATTCTTCACCACaattatgttttgaaaataatattgtactattttaaaactttgctctaaatttctcaaatatttgaACTATTTTTATGTGCAACTTTACCattataatttttgtattataattAATGCTAAGTATACTTGTTCAATTAGGTACAATAGGTTAGCAAGAGAGTGGACAGAGAAATACGCTATGTTGTAGGGTAAGAGGATCTGCACTCTATGGTGCGCTTATTCATGGTACTGCCAGCACTTGAGTGCTGCATGCTTTAAGGCACTGTATTAACTAACAAATGGTAACCAATGTGGCAGTTTTCTGAAAACGGTTCTTTAACTGCTTGATCTCTGTTTAGCGTGAAAGAATACCCAGTAGTCATTGCTTGAAAGTATTTTTGCATGACAAAGTAGTTATATAGCACTAGtaagaaatggaaatttaaataataatcttTCAAACCTCCAtggtgtttaaattttaaaattggtaTATGTTAAACTTCATACCAACACTATATGGAATGTGATGATGTAGTTTTTAGATTTTGCTGAGATAATAATGTAAGGGGGGGGGGACTTTTAATTAAGCCTATGCTTTTAATTAAGCCTATGCCTATAAACTAAATGTTCATTACTGACATGCATGCATTAGTGTCAGCTCTACTTTGTGACTCcctatatgctaagtgaaacctTTGTTTAAAAGTGCTGGCTTTTTGAGAGGGtatctttaaataaaagtaaCCATGAATTggtataaagaacttatatatgtTAAAGTTGAGAAAAGTGCTTGAACTATGTTTAGTTCTTGGTTTGAAATGAAGCTTAGTTAATACTTTATAAAGTTCAAAACTGTAAATATCAGTTCTGTGTCCTTTGATATATATTCATTTCTTACGGTTATTCTGTTTTTTGTTGCTTAAGACTATGGCATGGGTGTAATggagaaattgatggcatttatCAGTATTAGTGATCTTCCTCAGCATAAATAACCTTGCTTTTGTGTGAATtacctgttgattttttttaagcgAAGTTATTTCCAGTATTACTTAGAGATTCCCATTCATCAGGTCTCAAGTGGGGCTTGTTATTTCCAATCACTTGCACTATTTGAAAATAACCCAGGTGTTTTTAATGAACACATACCGCGCACACCCACCTCTTGAAAACTACTCTTTTACCATCCTCTCCAATGTCTTAAATCTTCTGCCTGTGCTTAAGTCTTAAAGGGATTTTCTAATATTACTCAGGGTCAAAGTCTAGGATTCTGATAAAATGGGTTAGTTAACTTATGTTTTGGCTTTGATGGAAATTTCTATAGATGTACAGAATGTGTGGGCTGTTCTGACATAACTCCACAAtgaactaaaattttttaaatgttaaaattagtTGGAATGGATACTAATTGTAGATTTTTCTAAGAGAACATTAGCTCAGTTGATAGGGCagatataagatctttgattttTGTTAGCTTCCCCAATCTCAGTGCCACTGtattgtgtttattaaaatactacgTTTAGTGTTTTGGAGACATAAGGTTCTTTTTGTGCTATTTCTCCACAGTGCTATTTCTCCCTGTTGGCTTTATTCCAATCACAGCTATTAGATGACTTTATGATGAGTCTGGAGGTAAAATAGAAGTCTTTcccttttaaatattctttaactttttaaataacatattctTTATTTACAGGTACAACAGAATATCTCGGGAATGGACTCAGAAGTATGCCATGTGATGCTACCTTAAAGTCAGAATAACCTGCATTATAGCTGGAATAAACTTTAAATTACTGTTCCTTTTTTGATTTTCTTATCCGGCTGCTCCCCTATCAGACctcatcttttttaattttattttttgtttacctCCCTCCATTCATTCACATGCTCATCTGAGAAGACTTAAGTTCTTCCAGCTTTGGACAATAACTGCTTTTAGAAACTGTAAAGTAGTTACAAGAGAACAGTTGCCCAagattcagaatttttttaaaaaaaatggagcaTGTGTATTATGTGGCCAATGTCTTCACTCTAATTTGGTTATGAGACTAAAACCATTCCTCACTGCTCTAACATGCTGAAGAAATCATCTGAGGGGgagggaaatggaggctcagtTGTCGCATCAAAGGAAACAGCATTATTCTAGCAGCATCCATTCTTGTTTAAGCCTTCCACTGTTAGAGATCTGAGGTTACATGATATACTTTATGCTCATAACTGATGTGGCTGGAGAATTGGTATTGAATTTATAGCATCAGCAGAACAGAAAATGTGATGTATTTTATGCATGTCAATAAAGGAATGACCTGTTCTTGTTCTACAGAGAATGGAAATTGGAAGTCAAACACCCTTTGTATTCCAAAATAGGGTCTCaaacattttgtaattttcatttaaattgttaGGAGGCTTGGAGCTATTAGTTAATCTATCTTCCAATACACTGTTTAATATAGCACTGAATAAATGATGCAAGTTGTCAATGGATGAGTGATCAACTAATAGCTCTGCtagtaattgatttatttttcttcaataaagtTGCATAAACCAATGAGTTAGCTGCCTGGATTAATCAGTATGGGAAACAATCTTTTGTAAATGCAAAGCTGTTTTTGTATATACTGTTGGGATTTGCTTCATTGTTTGACATCAAATGATGATGTAAAGTTCAAAAGAGTGAATATTTTGCCATGTTCAGTTAAAAGTGCACAGTCTGTTACAGGTTGACACATTGATTGACCTGATTTATGCAGAATTAATAAGCTATTCAGATAGTGTAGCTTTAGTATGCTGCACATGATAACTGGCAACCCTGGAGTTCATAGATGGACTGGGGACCCAGCAGTTTTGAACATGTATATGGAGttgaagaaatttattttccaggTGCAACCCCCATCTAACTAAATTTTTTCTTCACCTTGTACACTtgacagctaaaaaaaaaaaaaaaccataacatGGGAGTAATAATGGgtttaaatttacaaaataaagtacTGTTTGGTGTGGGAGTTGTCATGAGGCTATGTTGAAGTGACTTAACTGTGGGATATTGAGTATCCATCGAAATGGGTTTGTTCAGCCATTTACATTAATGAGCATTTAAATGCAACAGATATCATTTCAGGTGACTTaacatgaatgaataaaagtcaATGCTATTGGATAATTTTTCGTTTGACAAGTGCTATGTGTGCCACTAATTTAACTTCTGTAGCAACAAGGGCATTACCATTCTTCACCCTTCCTAATTCTGACCATATAGTTTTACCCTTTTCCTAGTTATTTTGATTTGTCCATTGCTTTCTTAAAATCTGTATTCGATTTCTAGCACGTCTGTGACTTTTCTTCACTTCCACATTTTTGCACTGCTTACACTTATGTGCAATCTTATTCCTTGTCTGCACAGATGTGGAAAgctagataaaaaaataaatgttaaagcttgatttttataaacattttaatatgtagTTTGGACATGATTTATTGACTTAAGGTTCTCTAAACTGGAAGTGAAATGCATGCCTTCCGAACATGTTCTGGCTTTAATTCTGTAATAAGCATTTCATTGAGAAATATCAATCTAACAACAATTTTCcaatgagtgattttttttttttccttaaaaattgaCTCCTTCAGGGTAGGTGTCATTTAAAACTTTTGGATTCAAATTACAAATGAGAAGTTAACATACTGCTCTCTACAAACTAAGATACACTGTTCTTTGGCTCTATTTTCAAAATCATTACTTTTGAGAATCTAGTCTCAAAATAACAGTTTAGTGGGCATATCATTTGAAAGCCAACTATCAAACACCTCTGTGCTGCTGGATCGCTAATTGGCTTTCAAATTGACCTTTTTAGCCATAAACAACTCTTAAGTACTTATAGAGATGACTTTCTTACACATTGATTGTTTAACATTAGATGTGTCCAGTTCTCTGTATCTGACTTGATGCTTTCTACAACATTTCTATGTCACTTCTAAAGGAATGAGCCATAAAGGCTTCTCCAGGCTTGAGAGAACAGTAAGGTACATACCTGGAAACCAACATTTTTGGGTGTATGGACACTGGACTTGAGATCATCTCCAATGAAACCTTCAAAAGAATCCAAGAATTTCCCCTTTTATCCCCATTTATGTTACTAGTGCCATGTGTAGGACTCATGTGAATATTGgcagattaaaaaaatgattttggtTCTTGTAAATTTCCTATGTCTTAATGCACAAACTCAAATAGTTTCTGTAACGTATGAGAATTACAGTCCAGTGGACTTGCTAATAGTAAATTATATTGTGAGTGGACTCATTTTTCCTGGGCAAGTTGGCAATGTGataatcagattttttaaattctagtttGCTTTCTCGTGTGGGTGTactcacaattttttaaagtatgaatcACGATTAACTAGTGGTCTCAGGGGTAGTGaacactcactttttttttaaatggcttagtCGAAATACGCTTCAGATACGTACGCTGTATTAGTGATTTGGGGGGGTGACTCAAATTAGCCATGTTTTGTGTTGGCATAACAGCTGTTAAAATGATTGTTGATTACACTTTTAGGtgaatttgtcttctattttaTGAGGAACCCAGTGCAAGTCACTTAATATTGTCTAGTAACATCTGCATAACACTTGTAATAGCTAAGGTTAATTGAGCTTAAAGGAATTGTTACCATTAAAGTCTATTTAAAGACACTTTGGTCTTACTCAGTAATTCCAGCTAACATGAAATTCACACTTTAACCTAATATTGTAAGTTCTGTTTTGAATGTAGaatttaaaactataaagaattTAGGATAGTGATCCCAAAACCAGTAATACCAGTATCATCTGGGAgtgtttttttatcttcacctgaggatgtttctATTAATATGAGAAACATCCgtcagttgtctcctgcaggagccctgacaggataaaaccagcaactttttggtgcacaggacaatgctctaaccaagccacccagccaggaccatTTGGGAAATTCTTTATAATGGAAATTTACTAGATACCACTGTAGGACTATTACTGATTGAGAAACCATGGAGTGGCACCCAGTAGCCTGTTTTAAGCCAAGCAGATTAATTCTAAAGTTTGTTCCTAGCTCTCTCCTTTATAATCAGTAATCCTTGGGCCCTAGAGTTATTTTACAACTGCTATTTCATGGCTACAAGAATTTAGATTGTGTGCCCAAGTAGTACATTTCCATATAATGGACAAATTTGTACTTTGAATTATAAATAATGTAGGCTGATTTACACATTTAAGATAATAtactacaactagaggcccaatgcatgatttttctgccttcccacactgcccagaggcccggagagacgGGGGTGGTGTGAAACCCTTGCATCATCGCAATGGCAACATGCAAGCATCCCAGCTGcttgcctgtgtatgcaaattaacctgccatctttgttgggttaatttgcataatcctgattggctggtgggcatcgggaaggtacggtcaattagcatgttactcttaaTTAGGTAGATTAATCTGAGTAACACCATGGCATTCAAATTCATAACTTAagaccttgggggggggggcagtataAGTAATTCAGTCAATGGCTAGATAGTATTGAAAAAGAGCAACCAGGTACAAAAGTGCTAAATGTTGGTTAGATAGCTGAACAAGCATTTGAACCCTGGCCTCGTTCTGTGGTTTTTACGTcaggcaatttttttaaaaaaaatacatttttattgattttttacagagaggaagggagagggatagagagctagaaacatcgaccagctgcctcctgcacaccccccaccagggatgtgcctgcaaccaaggtacatgcccctgaccggaatagaacctaggacccttgagtccgcagacagacgctctatccactgagtcaaactggtttcggctttttttttttttttttagtgaaaaagATGTCATGTTAGGGCTGTTTGCAGTGTTACTGAAATTAACATTAAATATAGCTTAAGGCAGCTGGTAAAACCTTTCAATGTAATGGGAAAAGTAAATGGTAAAGGTGTTTGGAAATGGGATTTAAAAGCATGGCAGcttctgcccgccccctgccccctcttccCCAAATGATGGAGAAACTTAAAAGATCAAAACTGCAGTTTTCTAGAAAGGCTAGAAAAGATTGAAGTTGGCtgaacatttgttttctttaggaCTTTAATAATTACCACTTGTGCTAACCTATAAGTACTTGCTTTGTTGCCTcattttgaagaattttttatAATTGACTCTAGAACAGTGCTGATAATTATCTCCAAGTTGTACACTATTTCTagatgaactttttattttgagcctTCTTGATTTTTTCGTGTATTGTAGGAAATGGTTTTATGAAATAAcactttcatttttacattttattgtctGAGCCTCTGTGTAATCTCGATTCCTTGTTTATCATATCAAATTTAAATAATGTCAAATAAGGCCAAACAATGGGAGTACTTTTATGCTCTATTTAAGAACACAGTTCACTGTCATTTGCTGACCTCCCAGCCATCTCTCCTGAACTGCTACCTGAAAGGTACTTTAAGATGTCTAAAGCTGACTTGATATCTACATACAGATGTACACATGCATACCTGTTCTTGGCCTCAATAAATGACATTCAGTTGCACTGGCCCCAAAACTAGGCATCAACCTTGATTTCTCCATTCTTgtcagttctatttttaagttttattcagAACCTACCTGTTTACCATGTTCACTGCTGCCACAATGGTCTAAAGCTCCGCAATTTCGGATTATTGCAATAGCTTACTGGGTGGTCTCCCAACTTCTTTGCAGCAGTCTGTCCTACACACAACACCCAGCATAATCCTTTTAAACGATGTCATATCATCCCTTTGCTACAAACCTAATGGTTCCCATCTCATTCAGAGTAATAGCCAAAATACTAATAGCAATTTACAGGCTGTATTGACTTCCCACCACTTCATTTCTAGTCTGCTTGCCTCCACGACTTCCCCAACTCCCTCAGCTGTCACACAGGCCTCTGCTGAGACATGAGATGTTTGCCCTTGTTCTTCCCTTGCCTAGAATGATCTTACCTTAGATATGTGGCTATCTCCTAATTGTATTAGCCACCttacatgtaatatttattgtttgtttctcttCAACTTCACCCCAGAAGGCAAACTATAAGAACAGGGTTTTGGTCTGTGTTCTATATCCCTCAGTGACTAGATGAGGACCTCGCACATTGTTACAgtggtcaaatatttaataatgaaTATGAGCTTAATGGTAGACTTTACCAAACgtatttcttgctttattttaacTCCAAGAGTAGCAACCAGCTATAGAAAAATAAGTGGAACTTTCTTTACTCTCTACTACAAGTTAAAACCATTATAGCAAATAG is from Eptesicus fuscus isolate TK198812 chromosome 2, DD_ASM_mEF_20220401, whole genome shotgun sequence and encodes:
- the UBE2D3 gene encoding ubiquitin-conjugating enzyme E2 D3 isoform X2, producing MALKRINKELSDLARDPPAQCSAGPVGDDKFFVLILVFHWQATIMGPNDSPYQGGVFFLTIHFPTDYPFKPPKVAFTTRIYHPNINSNGSICLDILRSQWSPALTISKVLLSICSLLCDPNPDDPLVPEIARIYKTDRDKYNRISREWTQKYAM
- the UBE2D3 gene encoding ubiquitin-conjugating enzyme E2 D3 isoform X1 translates to MALKRINKELSDLARDPPAQCSAGPVGDDKFFVLILVFHWQATIMGPHIFFPQNDSPYQGGVFFLTIHFPTDYPFKPPKVAFTTRIYHPNINSNGSICLDILRSQWSPALTISKVLLSICSLLCDPNPDDPLVPEIARIYKTDRDKYNRISREWTQKYAM
- the UBE2D3 gene encoding ubiquitin-conjugating enzyme E2 D3 isoform X4 yields the protein MALKRINKELSDLARDPPAQCSAGPVGDDMFHWQATIMGPNDSPYQGGVFFLTIHFPTDYPFKPPKVAFTTRIYHPNINSNGSICLDILRSQWSPALTISKVLLSICSLLCDPNPDDPLVPEIARIYKTDRDKYNRISREWTQKYAM
- the UBE2D3 gene encoding ubiquitin-conjugating enzyme E2 D3 isoform X3, which gives rise to MALKRINKELSDLARDPPAQCSAGPVGDDMFHWQATIMGPHIFFPQNDSPYQGGVFFLTIHFPTDYPFKPPKVAFTTRIYHPNINSNGSICLDILRSQWSPALTISKVLLSICSLLCDPNPDDPLVPEIARIYKTDRDKYNRISREWTQKYAM